The genomic DNA ACCATCGATTCCCGTTGATCCAAGAAGTACGGAATTTCATACAGTTGAAAAGCACGTTCCAAATGATCGGCGTACGGTTCCAGGTGGCGGACAAGAAACGCGATGTCCTTGAAACGATATCCTTCATGACGTACAAGTTGAATCGCCTTTCTGACAGCAGCTTCCGTCTCAACTTGACGATTAACTGCGGCAGAAAGCGTCAACCCGTTCACTTCGTCATCCGTCGCCGGGTATCCGGGTGACAGTAACGCTTGTTCAAGCATCTGTAATCCTGTCGTCTGAAATTTAACGGTCTGTTCATAATAAATGTCTTCATGCGCAATCTGTCGTTCTTTCATCTGTTCGATCAACTGCATATAGCAGCGTTGTGACACACCAAACTCAGACTGTTTCGTATAGACGTCTTCGACATCCAGTGTAAAGCTAAGGTGCATCTCTTTCGTCAATTCCATCAATCGCAGTAAGACCTGTTGTTCCTGCAACGAAAATTCATAAAAGCCATCAACGAAGACCGCAACATCACTTAAATCAACTTTCGGTAACAGCTCAATCAATGTCGTGAAATAATCGTCCGCATGAAGCGCCTTATTTGAGATTCGTTCAGTAAAGCGCTCGTAAATCAGTGCTAAATCATTTAATTTCGGTGAGCGTTCGGGAGATGCACTGCTGATTTGACGCAACATATCCGGGTTGACTAAAGATCGTTTAAACGAGGCAATCAATTCGTCCAATCCTTTATAAAAACCGGGCATATTTTTTGTCCGTTTAAAAATCTTCAATTCTTCTTCCGCTTCTTCAACAACTTGACGCAGTAATAACTGTGTCCCGGTCTCGTCTAAAAAGGGAATCGCCTGGTTTCCATGATCCCGGATGATATGGAAAGCAAACCGGCGTAAACTCATGACTTCCATCCGGACAAGACCCGACAGCCGTGGATCCGTCGCGATACGTCGTTCCATCTCAAAAGACATCTGATCCGGTACGATGAAATAGATGGATGGACCAAGCGGTTGCTCAGCTAACCGGTCAATTACCTGCTCAATTAATGTTGTGGTCTTGCCTGTACCGGCACGACCTAAATGCATGTAATTCATTGTGTCAGATCAGCGGACACCTGTGGTTGTAACATCAGGTGGGCCGACCTTCACCTCCTTTAATTAATATCGAGGAGCTTTATGCCGCTTTTGTCCTCTCATATGAAATGAGTGCTGAAAATAACAGACAGGACCTCTCCTCCTAGACGTTATCATATGTATCATTATCTCATAAATACGAACAAACGTCCGTTTTAAATCAAAAATACATTTTTCTTTCCTTCCTCTTCCTGTCCAGTTCAGATGATATGTCGATTGATTCGTGTGGAGTTGCAAAAAGTGGGTAAAGATTGAGATAATAGGTGTCTTCATCAGATTTGAACGGAAAGAGGGACAGTCATGCTCTACGAAGACCTTGGTCAAAAAGACGTACTCGAACAGCTTGTCACACGATTCTACAATCGTGTGTATACAGATGATGTTCTCCGTCCGTTATTCCCACCGGACCGCCAACGTGTCGAACGAGCTCAAGTCCGATTTTTGATTCACCTTACAGGTGGTCCAAAACAATATGATGTGTATGATGAACGGATGAATCTGTCCATGATTCACCGTCTTTTGCCCATCAAAGAAATACATGCTATCCGATGGATTGAATTGATGACACTGACCATCGAGGACACTATCGAGAATGCAGAGGCAGCGACGCGTTTAATCGAACGCTTACGAATCGGTGCCTTCAATGTTCTTCGAATTTGTGATGCTCATCAGAACGGATGAGGGATTTTTCTTTCTCATCGGTACATTTCAATGTAAAATAAGAATTGGAGGCGATAACTATGACTGAAGAACAAGATAAAAAGAGTGAATTGGTAAAAAGCGCACTCGAACAGGCTGAAGCAGCTAAAACGACAGAAGAACCTGTTGAAGAAGAAAAGTCAGATGAACAAAAACGTTTAGAACATATTCGGGCACTTGTGACGCTTGAACGTGGATCTGATTATTACCGGGTTGTCTTCTACGATGATCATAAACATTTGATTTTCAAAGAACTCGATTATGATCGAGTCGAATTCGTTGGTCGATTCTATAATGACAGTTTCGATCCAACCAACCAAAAAGAACTAGAAGAAATTTCTGAAAAGGCTCTTGCGACATCGATTCGTAAACGTTTTTTATAAGAAACTGCAGTCTTCATCACATAAAAGCCGTGCTACCCTCATTCATGGGGAGAGCACGGCTTTTACTGTATCCAGACGATTCGTCATCTGCTTTAGATTATAACTGTTCTTTTGTATTTCGTTTTTTCCGACGCATGACGTAGGCCAATACTCCACCGGCAACTGCCAAACCTGTTGCTGCTAGTACAGGTAATAGCACTTTTTTCGACGTCAATTTTTGTTTCACTTGCTCCAAACGAGATTCCGTGACCTCTTTCTGAGCAACCGATGCACGACGGTTGATTGTCATGTGTTTTGCGGCATCCGTTACGACGATTCGTTTCGTCACCCAACGTCGATTACCTGACTCGTCGACAACAAGTTGACGGGCGCGCTTGACACCTTTGACTCGTTTCCCCGGCGTATTTTCCGGACGAACGATACGTGAACTGATAAAACGACGTCCGCCGTTCACACCAAATCCAGGTTGTAATTTTCTGCGGTTTAACCATTCATATGATTCATTCATCGTGTAGCGGTCTTTCGACCGCTTCACCTCCCTTTAATTCTCTCTCTCGCACTTTACTGTCTATTCGCTGCATTAAGTAGTGATTCCTGTTAGATTGTTCCACTTATCGTGCTTTATTAAACGTCATCGGCCGTTCTTCTTGAAATCTCCGTTGCATTTCGTAAGCCAATTCCAGTGTTTTGATCCGTTGCCGTTCGATGCTGTAAGCCGAGGCATCCGTATCAATCCGTTGTCCTGTTTGAAATTCCACTTGAACGGTATCACCCTTTTTTTGAACGGTTTTCATCTGCTTAAAATTAATCCAAATACATTCTGCCTTCTCCTTCGCAGTCGTCGGGAAGAAAATCGTTTGGGCCTTCCAATCAATTAAAACCGGTGTCTTTCGGTTCGGTCCCAGGATATGTCGAGCCGCTTCAATTCTTCCGCGCATCGAGGATCCAAAATACAAGCAAGATTCTTCAATCAACTTGATTGGATGGCCTTCTAACACGATTTCTGACTGTTCCTGAATAAGTAAAGTTTGTGGTTCACCGTATGGACCATATTTTGGTACAAGGGCTAATGTTTCTTCCGTAATTTTATGTCGCATTCTGATTTCTCCCTTCTTGTATTAGTATGGTTATATCAAATTCAAAACGACTTCGTCTGAAGGACCTCGTTATTTCCCAAAATAAAAAACGAGATATGGCTATCTCGTTTTTTAAGATCTTATTTTTTTCCGGCTGTTTCTTCCTCAAAATGTCTTGGAAAATTAAATTTTACGCAAACTTTATTTTCTTCATTTCCCGCAATCAGATTATCAATTGTCACTTCTCCTTCATGCCGTTCGACAATCCGTTTAACAATGTATAACCCAAGACCAAACTTGCCTTCTTTTCCACGCGAAAATTGATGGAACAGCGGAGAGGACGTTTCTAACGGCGGACCGTCATTAAGGATTTCGACTGTCGCAGACTGCCTTGTACCGGACAGACGAATCTCAATCGTAGACTCCGCATAACGAATCGCATTATCCAATACATTTTCCAATGCTACACGTAACTGTTCCCCTTCACCTAACACGATACCCGCTTCGCCGGAAATTTTCCACGTCAATGCTTTCGTGCCAACAAACCGTTTTTGAAGCAAGTGAACCATCCGGTCCAAATCCACATGATCCCATGTTGAACGATCCAGTTCAAAATAATCAAGTTTCGTTACATACAACAAAGCTGCGACTTTTTTCTCCAATCGTTCCGCTTCTTCTTCGATGACGGAAACAGAACCTGTCAAATCACCATCCGGATAAATTCCATCCGAAATCGACTGGGCATAACTACGAATGACCATGATCGGTGTTTTCAAATCATGTGAGATATTTTGAAGTAAGGATTTTTGCGCTTTATCCTGTTTTTCTAAATCCATTCGCATCGCATCGACTGACCGGGCCAATCGTCCAATTTCATCGCCTCTGTCTAGAGGTAGTGGTGTATCCCACTTCTGGGCCGCAATCTTACCGACCGCCCGCTCAATCTCGATTAAGGGATGGGTCAGTCGTCTTGCGAGCCAAAAGGCAATGAACAAAGTCAAGATACTGACAATCGCAACAACCCAACCAATCTTTGAAAACAGCTGGGTGATCAGTTCTTGACGATAGGCATCCCAGACGTACGAAACACGGTAATAGGTTTCCCCTTTAATCTCCATCTTTAAAATACTGTAATAGACATCTTCTTTATCCAGACGAGTCGTGTATTTTTGCATTTCTTTTTCTTGATCAATGGCATCACGATACATTTGATTGACCAGCTGTTGCGGTGCCCCGCCATAATACAACTTTCCATTTTTCGATAACAATAAGACATTGACCGAGCGTGACTCCTGTTTCCGTCGATCGAATTCAATCGGATTGTCTTGTAACATCTCGATGACAGAGGCATCTTCCGAAAAAAAGACTTCACTGTTTTCTAACGTCGCATAGACCTGCTCATCGATGAAGTTACCAATCGACGACCGCATGACGACTAATATGACAATGGAGAGTGTTGCAATGACCAACAGGAACATCGCCCAGATTTGAAAACCCAGACTCCGATTTTTCATGCAGCCACCAGACGGTATCCGATCCCATAAATCGTCTCGAGCTCAAGCTTTGATAACTTTTTCCGGACTCGCCGCACCAAGTCATCGACGACACGGTCTGATCCGAAATAATCGTCGCCCCATACGCTCACTAAAATTTGTTCCCGGGACATCGGTGTTCCGATTTGTGTGGCAAACAGAATCAATAAATCATATTCTTTTGAGGTCAAATCAATCTCTTGACCATTTTCTTCAATAACTCGCTTTTCCGGATAAATCGTGTAGTCTCCGTACCGGATAAGACCGGTTTTAGGCATCGCATACGCACGTGCTAAAATTTTCTTTACACGAATAACCAGTTCCCGCGGCAAAAACGGTTTAGCGATGTAATCGTCCGATCCCATCTCCAGTCCAATGATTTTATCAATGTCTTCATCCCGGGCCGAAATAAAGATGACCGGTGTCGTTTCGTCGTGCGCTTTAATCCGTTTGATCAACTGAAAACCGTCCAAATCCGGCAACATGATGTCAAGTATCCACAAATCAGGTTTTTCAATGATGGCAGATGCTGCCGCTTCCCCTGATGTAAACGATTTTACTTGCCAACCTTCCTGCTCCAAATACTTGACCAAGACGCGGTTCAAGTTCACCTCATCGTCAACTAAATAAATCGTATGCATCATCATCACTCCTGCTTAAGTTCTTTTTTTTCAGTGTAACAAAGGATTTCCGCAGAATTATGGGAGAATCTAAAATTATACAAAAAAACGCTCTTTTCTGAAGAAAAGAGCGGCGTACATTAGAACTAATTATTTTACAAGGCGCAACGATGGATATGTCGCACGTTCTACATGTGTTTTTGTGTTTGCCGATACATGACGGCGTTCCGTTTTCACTACGTGTGTCAGGAACGTGGCACCGCCACCAAGTAAGACGGTTACACCAGCCATTAAAATAATCTCCATTGTTTTCGCCACCCTTTTCTATCGCAATTGATAATCAGTATCATCCTCAAGATGACTATATCATGCTTGATAGAAAATGAGAAGCATTCTCAGATAATTAATCGGTTAAAAATTTCCGTTGTTCTTCTTCATGACGTTTCCGAATGATATCACGCCATTGAAACGCTCCCTGTTCCAACCCATTAATCAAGATTTCGGCGGTTCCGACATTTGTCGCAAGTGGTAAATCATAGACGTCACACAATCGGATCAAAGCCGATACGTCCGGTTCATGCGGTTGGGCCGTCAGAGGATCCCGCAGAAAAATGACGATATCAATTTCTCCCCGAGCGACCATCGCTCCGATTTCCTGATCTCCTCCAAGCGGTCCCGATTTACAGCGGTGGACCGTTAATCCTGTTGCCTCCATGATTCGTTGTCCTGTCGTACCTGTGGCATATAAAGTATTTTTGTCAAAATAAGCTTCATACGCCCGTGTAAACATCATCATCTCGTCTTTTTTTTCATCATGTGCAATTAAAGCAATATTCATTTCCTCTCCCCCTCCTTACCTATATGCACGCAAAAAGAACTTCAGAAACCTGAAGTTCTTTTTGCTATATTTAAATTATGAATTGGTTGGTTGTTTTTTTAATACAGTCCGTAAAATCTTACCGGTTGTATTCCGTGGCAATTGATCAATGAATTCAATGCGTGTCGGGCACTT from Exiguobacterium sibiricum 7-3 includes the following:
- a CDS encoding truncated hemoglobin produces the protein MLYEDLGQKDVLEQLVTRFYNRVYTDDVLRPLFPPDRQRVERAQVRFLIHLTGGPKQYDVYDERMNLSMIHRLLPIKEIHAIRWIELMTLTIEDTIENAEAATRLIERLRIGAFNVLRICDAHQNG
- a CDS encoding competence protein ComK, with protein sequence MRHKITEETLALVPKYGPYGEPQTLLIQEQSEIVLEGHPIKLIEESCLYFGSSMRGRIEAARHILGPNRKTPVLIDWKAQTIFFPTTAKEKAECIWINFKQMKTVQKKGDTVQVEFQTGQRIDTDASAYSIERQRIKTLELAYEMQRRFQEERPMTFNKAR
- a CDS encoding HAMP domain-containing sensor histidine kinase is translated as MKNRSLGFQIWAMFLLVIATLSIVILVVMRSSIGNFIDEQVYATLENSEVFFSEDASVIEMLQDNPIEFDRRKQESRSVNVLLLSKNGKLYYGGAPQQLVNQMYRDAIDQEKEMQKYTTRLDKEDVYYSILKMEIKGETYYRVSYVWDAYRQELITQLFSKIGWVVAIVSILTLFIAFWLARRLTHPLIEIERAVGKIAAQKWDTPLPLDRGDEIGRLARSVDAMRMDLEKQDKAQKSLLQNISHDLKTPIMVIRSYAQSISDGIYPDGDLTGSVSVIEEEAERLEKKVAALLYVTKLDYFELDRSTWDHVDLDRMVHLLQKRFVGTKALTWKISGEAGIVLGEGEQLRVALENVLDNAIRYAESTIEIRLSGTRQSATVEILNDGPPLETSSPLFHQFSRGKEGKFGLGLYIVKRIVERHEGEVTIDNLIAGNEENKVCVKFNFPRHFEEETAGKK
- a CDS encoding response regulator transcription factor codes for the protein MMHTIYLVDDEVNLNRVLVKYLEQEGWQVKSFTSGEAAASAIIEKPDLWILDIMLPDLDGFQLIKRIKAHDETTPVIFISARDEDIDKIIGLEMGSDDYIAKPFLPRELVIRVKKILARAYAMPKTGLIRYGDYTIYPEKRVIEENGQEIDLTSKEYDLLILFATQIGTPMSREQILVSVWGDDYFGSDRVVDDLVRRVRKKLSKLELETIYGIGYRLVAA
- the mgsA gene encoding methylglyoxal synthase, yielding MNIALIAHDEKKDEMMMFTRAYEAYFDKNTLYATGTTGQRIMEATGLTVHRCKSGPLGGDQEIGAMVARGEIDIVIFLRDPLTAQPHEPDVSALIRLCDVYDLPLATNVGTAEILINGLEQGAFQWRDIIRKRHEEEQRKFLTD